The bacterium genome includes a window with the following:
- a CDS encoding HEPN domain-containing protein yields MKGESKRWIDFAKEDLLMAELALKEGITNQTCFHSQQCVEKVLKGFIISKGKIHPQSHKLADILSKIDKSPFDDLREGILLLDRFYIPTRYPDALPGMLPEGMPSKNDAKEALDIANRIFEIALKEMELEQ; encoded by the coding sequence ATGAAAGGGGAATCTAAAAGATGGATTGATTTTGCAAAGGAAGATTTATTGATGGCAGAGCTTGCTTTGAAGGAAGGAATTACCAATCAGACCTGTTTTCATTCTCAACAGTGTGTGGAGAAGGTATTGAAGGGTTTTATCATATCCAAAGGTAAAATACATCCACAAAGCCATAAGCTTGCTGATATCCTTTCAAAGATTGATAAAAGCCCTTTTGATGACTTAAGAGAAGGAATCCTTCTGCTTGACCGATTTTACATTCCAACGCGTTATCCTGATGCATTACCCGGAATGCTTCCTGAAGGGATGCCATCTAAAAACGATGCCAAGGAGGCTTTAGATATTGCAAACCGCATATTTGAAATCGCTCTGAAAGAAATGGAGTTAGAGCAATGA